Proteins from a single region of Esox lucius isolate fEsoLuc1 chromosome 13, fEsoLuc1.pri, whole genome shotgun sequence:
- the tbx1 gene encoding T-box transcription factor TBX1 isoform X2 codes for MDDSGPLSPKANAFSIASLISAAEQAGNATFDKHGTGLDKQDQHNSYSSFKMHYSTVTREMEAFTTSSLNSLNTPGSYHLSPSPGDPYSQHETHFEPCPAAQHSYNYSGSNAAQAQQSDTGTSNCSSSSSSSTPNSKSMVKKNPKVANINVQLEMKALWDEFNQLGTEMIVTKAGRRMFPTFQVKIFGMDPMADYMLLMDFLPVDDKRYRYAFHSSSWLVAGKADPATPGRVHYHPDSPAKGAQWMKQIVSFDKLKLTNNLLDDNGHIILNSMHRYQPRFHVVYVDPRKDSEKYAEENYKTFVFEETRFTAVTAYQNHRITQLKIASNPFAKGFRDCDPEDWPRNHRPGSLPIMSAFARTRNPMSSPPQQNGSEKEDSRRDYDRDPSGTPLHADPAHQLMSRVLSPALPVPGGLHAVPLTSSRPSPPHDLRTPDGHPLPPDTLHHHPYKYPTSYEHYLGAKTRPSPYPLPSIRGHTYHHHMNPATANMYSATSAPANYDYGPR; via the exons ATGGACGACAGCGGTCCCCTCTCTCCAAAGGCAAATGCTTTCAGTATAGCCTCTCTGATTTCAGCTGCAGAGCAAGCAGGAAACGCAACATTTGACAAACACGGCACTGGCCTGGACAAGCAAGATCAGCACAACAGTTACAGTTCGTTTAAAATGCACTACAGCACTGTCACCAGGGAAATGGAAG CCTTCACGACCAGCAGCCTAAACAGCCTCAACACGCCTGGGAGTTACCATCTCTCTCCGTCCCCTGGGGACCCCTACAGCCAACATGAAACCCACTTTGAGCCTTGCCCGGCCGCTCAACACAGCTACAACTACTCGGGGTCGAACGCGGCCCAGGCCCAGCAGAGCGATACCGGGACTTCCAACTGTTCCTCGTCGTCCTCCAGCTCCACTCCGAACAGCAAGTCTATGGTGAAAAAGAACCCTAAGGTGGCCAACATTAACGTTCAGTTGGAGATGAAAGCTTTATGGGATGAATTTAATCAGCTGGGAACAGAGATGATCGTAACCAAGGCTGGAAG GCGAATGTTTCCTACGTTTCaagtgaaaatatttggaatGGATCCTATGGCAGACTACATGCTGCTAATGGATTTCCTACCAGTGGACGACAAAAGATACAG GTATGCTTTCCACAGTTCTTCGTGGCTGGTGGCTGGTAAAGCAGACCCTGCTACTCCAGGGAGAGTTCACTACCACCCTGACTCTCCCGCCAAGGGCGCACAATGGATGAAGCAGATAGTCTCATTCGATAAACTTAAACTCACTAACAATTTACTGGATGACAATGGACAC ATCATTCTGAACTCAATGCACAGATACCAGCCGAGGTTCCACGTCGTTTATGTGGACCCACGCAAAGACAGCGAGAAGTACGCGGAGGAGAATTATAAGACCTTTGTTTTTGAGGAAACACGGTTCACCGCGGTCACAGCTTACCAGAACCACAGG ATCACGCAGCTGAAAATTGCCAGTAATCCTTTTGCAAAAGGCTTCAGGGACTGTGATCCGGAGGACTG GCCCAGGAATCACAGGCCAGGCTCTCTGCCAATTATGAGTGCTTTTGCCAGAACAAGGAACCCAATGTCATCTCCACCACAGCAGAACGGCTCAGAGAAAG AGGACAGCAGGCGGGATTACGACCGGGACCCCAGTGGCACGCCATTGCATGCTGACCCTGCCCACCAGCTGATGTCACGCGTGCTTAGCCCCGCCCTACCCGTCCCAGGTGGCCTTCACGCCGTCCCCCTCACCAGTAGTCGTCCCAGCCCTCCCCATGACCTCCGTACCCCAGACGGCCATCCTCTGCCCCCCGACACCCTGCACCACCACCCCTACAAGTACCCCACCTCCTATGAACACTACCTGGGAGCTAAGACCCGGCCGTCGCCCTACCCCTTACCCAGCATCAGAGGACACACGTACCACCACCACATGAACCCAGCCACAGCAAACATGTACTCTGCAACCAGCGCCCCGGCTAACTATGACTATGGGCCCAGATAA
- the tbx1 gene encoding T-box transcription factor TBX1 isoform X1, which produces MDDSGPLSPKANAFSIASLISAAEQAGNATFDKHGTGLDKQDQHNSYSSFKMHYSTVTREMEAISSPWLTQLSHFCDVAAFTTSSLNSLNTPGSYHLSPSPGDPYSQHETHFEPCPAAQHSYNYSGSNAAQAQQSDTGTSNCSSSSSSSTPNSKSMVKKNPKVANINVQLEMKALWDEFNQLGTEMIVTKAGRRMFPTFQVKIFGMDPMADYMLLMDFLPVDDKRYRYAFHSSSWLVAGKADPATPGRVHYHPDSPAKGAQWMKQIVSFDKLKLTNNLLDDNGHIILNSMHRYQPRFHVVYVDPRKDSEKYAEENYKTFVFEETRFTAVTAYQNHRITQLKIASNPFAKGFRDCDPEDWPRNHRPGSLPIMSAFARTRNPMSSPPQQNGSEKEDSRRDYDRDPSGTPLHADPAHQLMSRVLSPALPVPGGLHAVPLTSSRPSPPHDLRTPDGHPLPPDTLHHHPYKYPTSYEHYLGAKTRPSPYPLPSIRGHTYHHHMNPATANMYSATSAPANYDYGPR; this is translated from the exons ATGGACGACAGCGGTCCCCTCTCTCCAAAGGCAAATGCTTTCAGTATAGCCTCTCTGATTTCAGCTGCAGAGCAAGCAGGAAACGCAACATTTGACAAACACGGCACTGGCCTGGACAAGCAAGATCAGCACAACAGTTACAGTTCGTTTAAAATGCACTACAGCACTGTCACCAGGGAAATGGAAG CAATATCCAGTCCGTGGCTGACGCAGCTGTCCCATTTTTGCGATGTTGCAGCCTTCACGACCAGCAGCCTAAACAGCCTCAACACGCCTGGGAGTTACCATCTCTCTCCGTCCCCTGGGGACCCCTACAGCCAACATGAAACCCACTTTGAGCCTTGCCCGGCCGCTCAACACAGCTACAACTACTCGGGGTCGAACGCGGCCCAGGCCCAGCAGAGCGATACCGGGACTTCCAACTGTTCCTCGTCGTCCTCCAGCTCCACTCCGAACAGCAAGTCTATGGTGAAAAAGAACCCTAAGGTGGCCAACATTAACGTTCAGTTGGAGATGAAAGCTTTATGGGATGAATTTAATCAGCTGGGAACAGAGATGATCGTAACCAAGGCTGGAAG GCGAATGTTTCCTACGTTTCaagtgaaaatatttggaatGGATCCTATGGCAGACTACATGCTGCTAATGGATTTCCTACCAGTGGACGACAAAAGATACAG GTATGCTTTCCACAGTTCTTCGTGGCTGGTGGCTGGTAAAGCAGACCCTGCTACTCCAGGGAGAGTTCACTACCACCCTGACTCTCCCGCCAAGGGCGCACAATGGATGAAGCAGATAGTCTCATTCGATAAACTTAAACTCACTAACAATTTACTGGATGACAATGGACAC ATCATTCTGAACTCAATGCACAGATACCAGCCGAGGTTCCACGTCGTTTATGTGGACCCACGCAAAGACAGCGAGAAGTACGCGGAGGAGAATTATAAGACCTTTGTTTTTGAGGAAACACGGTTCACCGCGGTCACAGCTTACCAGAACCACAGG ATCACGCAGCTGAAAATTGCCAGTAATCCTTTTGCAAAAGGCTTCAGGGACTGTGATCCGGAGGACTG GCCCAGGAATCACAGGCCAGGCTCTCTGCCAATTATGAGTGCTTTTGCCAGAACAAGGAACCCAATGTCATCTCCACCACAGCAGAACGGCTCAGAGAAAG AGGACAGCAGGCGGGATTACGACCGGGACCCCAGTGGCACGCCATTGCATGCTGACCCTGCCCACCAGCTGATGTCACGCGTGCTTAGCCCCGCCCTACCCGTCCCAGGTGGCCTTCACGCCGTCCCCCTCACCAGTAGTCGTCCCAGCCCTCCCCATGACCTCCGTACCCCAGACGGCCATCCTCTGCCCCCCGACACCCTGCACCACCACCCCTACAAGTACCCCACCTCCTATGAACACTACCTGGGAGCTAAGACCCGGCCGTCGCCCTACCCCTTACCCAGCATCAGAGGACACACGTACCACCACCACATGAACCCAGCCACAGCAAACATGTACTCTGCAACCAGCGCCCCGGCTAACTATGACTATGGGCCCAGATAA
- the tbx1 gene encoding T-box transcription factor TBX1 isoform X3: MISAISSPWLTQLSHFCDVAAFTTSSLNSLNTPGSYHLSPSPGDPYSQHETHFEPCPAAQHSYNYSGSNAAQAQQSDTGTSNCSSSSSSSTPNSKSMVKKNPKVANINVQLEMKALWDEFNQLGTEMIVTKAGRRMFPTFQVKIFGMDPMADYMLLMDFLPVDDKRYRYAFHSSSWLVAGKADPATPGRVHYHPDSPAKGAQWMKQIVSFDKLKLTNNLLDDNGHIILNSMHRYQPRFHVVYVDPRKDSEKYAEENYKTFVFEETRFTAVTAYQNHRITQLKIASNPFAKGFRDCDPEDWPRNHRPGSLPIMSAFARTRNPMSSPPQQNGSEKEDSRRDYDRDPSGTPLHADPAHQLMSRVLSPALPVPGGLHAVPLTSSRPSPPHDLRTPDGHPLPPDTLHHHPYKYPTSYEHYLGAKTRPSPYPLPSIRGHTYHHHMNPATANMYSATSAPANYDYGPR, translated from the exons ATGATTTCAGCAATATCCAGTCCGTGGCTGACGCAGCTGTCCCATTTTTGCGATGTTGCAGCCTTCACGACCAGCAGCCTAAACAGCCTCAACACGCCTGGGAGTTACCATCTCTCTCCGTCCCCTGGGGACCCCTACAGCCAACATGAAACCCACTTTGAGCCTTGCCCGGCCGCTCAACACAGCTACAACTACTCGGGGTCGAACGCGGCCCAGGCCCAGCAGAGCGATACCGGGACTTCCAACTGTTCCTCGTCGTCCTCCAGCTCCACTCCGAACAGCAAGTCTATGGTGAAAAAGAACCCTAAGGTGGCCAACATTAACGTTCAGTTGGAGATGAAAGCTTTATGGGATGAATTTAATCAGCTGGGAACAGAGATGATCGTAACCAAGGCTGGAAG GCGAATGTTTCCTACGTTTCaagtgaaaatatttggaatGGATCCTATGGCAGACTACATGCTGCTAATGGATTTCCTACCAGTGGACGACAAAAGATACAG GTATGCTTTCCACAGTTCTTCGTGGCTGGTGGCTGGTAAAGCAGACCCTGCTACTCCAGGGAGAGTTCACTACCACCCTGACTCTCCCGCCAAGGGCGCACAATGGATGAAGCAGATAGTCTCATTCGATAAACTTAAACTCACTAACAATTTACTGGATGACAATGGACAC ATCATTCTGAACTCAATGCACAGATACCAGCCGAGGTTCCACGTCGTTTATGTGGACCCACGCAAAGACAGCGAGAAGTACGCGGAGGAGAATTATAAGACCTTTGTTTTTGAGGAAACACGGTTCACCGCGGTCACAGCTTACCAGAACCACAGG ATCACGCAGCTGAAAATTGCCAGTAATCCTTTTGCAAAAGGCTTCAGGGACTGTGATCCGGAGGACTG GCCCAGGAATCACAGGCCAGGCTCTCTGCCAATTATGAGTGCTTTTGCCAGAACAAGGAACCCAATGTCATCTCCACCACAGCAGAACGGCTCAGAGAAAG AGGACAGCAGGCGGGATTACGACCGGGACCCCAGTGGCACGCCATTGCATGCTGACCCTGCCCACCAGCTGATGTCACGCGTGCTTAGCCCCGCCCTACCCGTCCCAGGTGGCCTTCACGCCGTCCCCCTCACCAGTAGTCGTCCCAGCCCTCCCCATGACCTCCGTACCCCAGACGGCCATCCTCTGCCCCCCGACACCCTGCACCACCACCCCTACAAGTACCCCACCTCCTATGAACACTACCTGGGAGCTAAGACCCGGCCGTCGCCCTACCCCTTACCCAGCATCAGAGGACACACGTACCACCACCACATGAACCCAGCCACAGCAAACATGTACTCTGCAACCAGCGCCCCGGCTAACTATGACTATGGGCCCAGATAA